In the genome of Mesosutterella faecium, the window TCCGGGCGGCACCTGCCACTCGAGGCACCCCTCGTCCGGATCGTAGACGAACCCGCAGACCTTGCACTGCATGCGCGTGCGCGGGCCGATCCTCTGCTGCTCGAGGCGCTCGAGGTAGAAGAGAGGGTCGTTCGTGGTGAGGCCCGCCTTCTTTTCAGTCATTTCCTGCTCTCCCTTCCGCGTTTGCCGGGGCGTCAGCCGATCGCGCCGCGGGAAATGTCGATCTCCACCCATTCGATCATGTCGGAGAGCTTCTTCACGGCCTCCGCAAGGTCGTCGGGCGTGCTCGGGATCTCGGGCGGCAGGGGCGAGACCACGACCTGGTCGAGCAGCTCGCGGCCCGCGTTGTTGAGGATCTTGCTCCGCCAGAGCCCGCGCACCCGGGTCTGCGTGATCGTGCTCTTTGCAAAGCCCTGCATCTGGACGTGGATCGAGCCTTCGCCCAGGATCTCGTTGATGTAGGCCTTGTCGGCGGGCGAGAGCGGCTCGCGCGAGAGCTCGACGGCATGCGGGACCGCGTGCGGGTCGAAGCGGGTCATGTCGCAGTGCCGCAGCTGCGAGCGCAGCTCCGAGAAGATCGCGGGCGTCGCGAAGAGCCCGTCGGGCTTCTTTTCGGGCTCGACGATCGTATCCGCCCCCTCGGTGCGGCTGAAGCGCAGCACGACCTCCGGGATGTAGGCGGTCACGATCATGTCCTGCTGGCCCACGAGCATGCGCCAGAGCGTGGGCACCCCCGTCTCCTCCATGCGGATGCGGCCGCCGTCCATCGTGATGCGGATTTCACCGCTCTCCAGCGTGTCAAACAGAAATTTCTTGAACTCGTCGCTGCGGCCGTTCAGGTCGGTGACCTCATGCAGCCCGCCGCCCTCGCGCTGCGTCTTCTCGAGTAGCGCCCGGGTCGACTTGAGCCACTCGAGGGCTTCGCGGGCCACGGCGACCTTTTTCTCGTCGCGCGCGAAACTGCGGGCCTGTCTGCCTGCCTCAAGGATGCTGCTGGCGGAAATCACATTGTCCATGGAAATGGTGTCCTGGGATGGTTTGTGCGCTTCGGCCCTCAGGGCTGCGGCCCGGGGGACCGGAGCGCGTTCAGTTGGATTGGATGGAAATCGTGTGCCTTGCGGGCTGCTGCCGGGCGCCGATCTCGGTGAGCCCCTGGATGTACTCCGACCAGCCCTTGAGGCCCTGCAGCGCCCCAAGGAACTCGCCGTCGCGGAAAAAGCCGACGGCCGGCAGCCGCGTCAGTCCGTAGCGCGAGGCGATCGCGCGGCCCACCCTCGGGTCGGTGAATCCGCGCCCGGAGAGATAGGCGCCGAACGCGCGGCCGATCTCGGGCGCGATCACCGCGATGTCGATGCTTTCCTTGAAGGTGGTGGGGTTGTCGGCGAACACGGCGAGCACGAGCCCCTTCTGGGACGCGAACGCGCCGAGGTTCTCCTCGGTGACGCGGGTGAAGCCCTCCTCGCCCCAGAGCCTCTGGAAGGCCGGATGGCGGTCGACGTCGACCTGGGTGATTTCGCGCGTGGGTTCGTTAAGCTTGACTGGCATCTTTTTTCTGTTTCTTCTGTTCCGGTGTTGGATGAAAGTCGAAGGGAAAGGGCGCGGCTCACGAGCCGCGGGAGCGGGGCTTGAGAAAGTCCGGCAGCTCCCCGGTGTGGGCCGTGATGTCGGCAAAGGCCGCGTCGATGTCCTCGCGGGTCGCGGTGCCTTCCATGACCGAGGAGAGGGCCCCGAGGGCCGCGCGCATCTGCAGCGCCTCGCTCTGCTCCATCGGGCGCACGGCGCTGCCCTGGAAGACGAGGAGCCAGTCGCCGGGCTGCGCCCGGCCCGTGAGCTCCGTGTTCACCCGGACTTCCTCCGGGCCGTTGCGGCAGCAGGCGCTCAGGCCGTCGCTTGAGACCACCTGCATGGGAATGGCGATGCACATGTGCTTGAAAGCCTCCTTCGATCGGCCGCGCTCAGCGGCTGCCGCGGCGCGGTTCCTGCGGCGTGCAGAAGCGCGGGTCTGCGAACCGGCAGGCCTCGTCTTCGGCCGGGCGCCCCTGCTCGTAGACGTCCTGCTCGAGGCAGGATTCCGCAAGCGGGGCGACCTTCTCGCCGGCGCCGCGCGGCTCGAGCTCGAACCCCCAGAGCGACAGCTCGCGCCGGGCCGCCTCGAGCACCTTCGGGATCGCGGCCTGGGTCGCGGGGGTGAGCGAGCCGCCGTAGTCTTCGATGTTTTCGGGCTGGCAGCCGAGCACCGTGACGTGCTCCGGATAGCGCCCGAGCAGCATCGCCGTGGCAAAGAGGTCGTTGAGCCCCGCCTGGTGCACGGACACCTTCGTCGCAAGCCACGGCCGGATGTCCTCATCGGCAAAGCGCGTCACCTCGCCCGGGCGGCCGTGGAAGTCGCAGCAGTCGAAGACCAGCAGCCGTTCGGCGTTTTCGATGTACTCGGCGAGGAAGTAGCCGAGCACGCCCCCGTCGATCACCTCGACGCCGGCCGGAACCTTCCAGCGGCGGTGAAAGGCGTCGACCGCCCGCACGCCGAAGCCTTCGTCGGCCCAGAGGATGTTGCCGACGCCCATGACGACGACCTTGTATTTTTTCGCGACCGCAGGCACCTCGCCCCTCCATTCGATCTCGCTGCGGGGCGGGGCCGCGCGTCAGGCGCGGGCGGCCCCGGCGCCCGTTTTGCAAACGTTTGTTAGGTTAACAAAAAAAAATCGGCGGGACTTCCACCATGGGAGGGAAGTCCCGCCGTGAGGTTCATACCCCTCTCGTCGTAGATAAGAATGTCATCCGCGGCAGGAGAGGGGCGAAAACCGCCTTGCTTACTTCGCGTGCTTGAACATGCGCAGGCCGTTCGTGATGGCCGACATCTCGGTGGCGCCGCCCATGATGTCCTCGCGGCTGGCCATGTAGAGGTGCGCCACCATGAACAGGCAGAACACGTACATCAGGGCGTGGTGCGTCGTGCGCACGGCCTGGGAGTCGCCAAAGAGCGGAATCACCCACCCGGTGAGCGTCTCCCAGCCGGTGCCCGCGCCGAAGGCCTGGCCGTAGAGGGCGAACCCCGTGATGATGATCCCGAAGGACCCCAGCACGAAGAACGCGAACATGGCGACCGCGGCGAGCGGGTTGTGGGCCGCGTACTCCGGGGCGCTCTTCTTGATGAAGAGGTAGTAGAGCGCCTGGTTCACGATGCCCTTGATGAACTTCCAGGACCACAGCGGCGGCAGGAAGATCTGACGCGCGTAGCGGTTGCCCATGAAGGCCCAGAAGATGCGGTAGATGAACAGGCCGGTGAAGGCGAACGCCGCAATGAAGTGAAGCATGCGGATGTAGCCGAACTGATAGGTCTGCCACGTGTCAGCCATGTTGGAGCTGAGCGGGCGGCCGATCAGGTAGCCGGTCACGATCATCGTCACCATCGTGACGACCATAAGCCAGTGCCAGACGCGCACGGGAGCTTCCCATACGTAGATCGCGTGGCACTTGCCGTCCGAGAGGTCGACCTCGTAGGTGGTGTTGTCGATTTTCATGAGGATGCCTCCTTACTCGGAAACGACCTTCGTGATTTCCTTGCCGTCGGCCGAGAAGAGATGCGACGCGCAGGCGAGGCACGGGTCGAACGAGTGAATCGTACGAAGGATTTCGACCGGGCGCTTCGGATCGGCGATCGGGGTCCCCTTGAGGGAGGCCTCGAACGGGGCGATCTCGCCGTCGTCGGAGCGCGGCGAAGCGTTCCAGGTGGTGGGCACGATGGCCTGCCAGTTGGTGAGCTTGCCGTCCTTGATGACGCACCAGTGGCCGAGCGCGCCGCGCGGGGCTTCGCACAGGCCCACGCCCTTGCACTCCTTCGGCCAGGTCGAGGGCTCCCACTTCTCCATGTTGGCGGCGGCTTCATCGCCCGCCTTGATGTTGGCGGTGAGGTCGTCGACGTACTGCACCATCTTTTCGGCGGCCCACTTCGCCTCGAGGGCGCGGGCGGCCGTGCGGCCGAGGGTGGAGAAGGCGGCTTCCAGCGGCAGGTTGAGTTCCTGCAGCAGCTGCAGCGCGGGCTGCTTCACGTGATCGACGTCAAGGGCGATGCCGACCGCGAGGCGGGCGAGCGGGCCCACTTCCATCGCGTGGCCCTTCCAGCGCGGCGCCTTGATCCAGGAGTACTTGCCGTTCGTGGTGAGCCAGGAGAACTTCGTGCGGGTGCCTTCGGCGCCCTTGGGCAGCTCGTAGTGCGGCGTGGTGTCGCCTTCCCACGGATGCAGGCCCTTCTTGCCGTCCTCGTACTTGAACCACGAGTGATCGACGAACTCCTGGATTTCCTCGGTGTTGCGGGGATCGACCGGCATGACCTCCTTGAGGTTGCCGTTGAGGATCGCGCCGGCGGGCATCTGGCAGCTCTTGTTGTCCCACTGGTTCGCGACCTCGGGGAAGTCGCCGTAGCACAGGAAGTTCTTGTAGCCGCCCACCTTCGTCCACTCGGGGTAGAAGGCAGCGATCGCCTTGAGGTCGGGCAGGTAGACGTTGTTCACGAAGTCGACGGCGTACTTGGCGATGTCGCGCATGTAGTTGAGCGTCACTTCGTTCAGGCCGTTGCCGGCCGCGCCCGAGCCGCTCACGTTGATCGGGCAGGCGACGCCGCCCACGAGGTAGTTCGGGTGCGGGTTCTTGCCGCCGAGGATCGTGTGGATCTTGATCACTTCGCGCTGGAAGTCAAGGGCCTCCAGGTAGTGCGCGGTCGCGAGCAGGTTCACCGCGGGCGGCAGCTTCATGGCGGGGTGGCCCCAGTAGCCGTTCTTGAAGATCGAGAGCTGGCCGGTGGCGACGAAGTCCTTCAGGCGGCGCTGGATGTCGCTGAAGTAGCCCACGCCGTTGAGCTCATGGTGCGGCGCGATCTTCGCTTCGATGGCGGCGGTTTCGCGCGGGTCGGCCTTGAGCGCGGAGACGACGTCGACCCAGTCGAGCGCGTGCAGCTGGTAGAAGTGCGTCACGTGGTCCTGGGCGTAGAGCGTCGCGTTCATCAGGTTGCGGATGATGTTCGCGTTCTTCGGGATCTTGATGCCGATGGCGTCCTCGACGGAGCGCACGGCGGCGAGCGCGTGGATGCCGGTGCACACGCCGCAGATGCGTTCGACGAAGGCCCAGGCGTCGCGGGGATCGCGGCCTTTCAGAATCACTTCGAGGCCGCGCCACATCGTGCCGGTGGAATAGGCGTCGGCGAGCTTGCCGTCACCGCCCATGACTGCCTGGACGCGCAGGTGGCCCTCGATTCGGGTCAGCGGGTCAACGACGATACGGGTTTCACTCATTTGCCTTCTCCAATGTGCTTGTTATTGCCTTTCGCGCGGGCCTGAACCACGGCGCTTGCCGCAATGTGGGCGGCCGCGGCGACGCCCACGACGGCCATCACTCCGAGGCCGACCTTGTCGACGGTCGCCTCGACGCCGCCCCAGCCCGGAGGCAGGACGGTGGTCTCGTGGTCATAGAAGGAGCCCTTGTCGAAGAAGTTCGCCTCGGAGCAGCCGATGCAGCCGTGGCCGGACTGGACCGGCCAGGACAGGCCTTCGTTCCAGCGCAGGGTCGAGCAGGAGTTGTAGGTGGTCGGCCCCTTGCAGCCCATCTTGTAGAGGCAGTAGCCGAGCTTCGCGCCCTCGTCGTCGAACTTCTCGACGAACTGGCCGGCGTCGAAGTGGCCGCGGCGGTAGCACTTGTCGTGAATGCGCTGGCCGTAGAACATCTTCGGACGTCCCTGGCGGTCGAGCGGGGGCAGGCGGTCGTAGGTGAGGATGTAGGTGAGCACGCCGGTCATCACCTCGGGAATCGGCGGGCAGCCGGGCACGAGCACGATCGGCTTGTCGGAGATCACCTCGGTGATCGGCACGGAGCCGGTGGGATTGGGCTTGGCGGTGTTGATGCAGCCCCAGGCGGCGCAGGAGCCCCAGCCGATCACGGCCTTGGCGTCCTTGGCGACGCGGATGAGCTTGTCGCGGAAGATCTGGCCCGAAGGCACGCAGAACGTTCCGTCGTTGCCGAGCGGCACGTTGCCCTCGACGGCGAGGATGTACTGGCCCTTGTACTTGGTGATCGTGTCTTCGAGCGCTTCCTCAGCCTGCTCGCCGGCGGCGGCCATCAGCGTGTCGTCGTAGTCGAGCGAGACCATCGACAGAACCACGTCCTTGATGATCGGGTGGTAGGAACGGATAAAGGACTCCGAGCAGCAGGTGCATTCAAGGCCGTGCAGCCAGACGACCGGGACGCGGGGTTTGGTCTGCATCGCCTGGGCGATGTCCTTGGCGCCGGCGCTGCCGAGCCCGAGGCTCGCGGCGGTCAGTGAGCAGAACTGCAGAAAGCTTCTGCGGCTCACGCCCTGGCGGCGAAGGGCCTCATACTGAGTTTCAGCCATAGCTATCTCCTCTTTCAAGCCGTCTGTTCGACCGGCCCGCGGCGCCCTTTACTCCAGGGGCCTGGGCCGGCTGCGGCTTTGGATTTCGCTTCTGTGGTGGGTAAAAAACCTGGGAGTGAGGTGCACTCGTCTCCCGTCGCCCCCACTGTAAGGGAAGACCCGGCAAAAATAAATACCTGCCGGATTTTTCAGAAAGATTAGGTGTTATCACTAGTGTATTTTCATACAGTATTAATGGTTTGGCCGGCAATTATTTCTTTTGGGGTAGTGATTTGATTCTGGTCAAATTGAGAAAGCGCGAAGACCACCCATAAAGGCGGGATGGAGCGGCGGGAGTTTAGGTGGATATAAGGGAAAATACTAAGCCGTCCCCGTTCCCGAAACCGCGCCGGGAGTCTTAAGCGAGGCTTAATGACGATTTCCTAAACTTTCGCAGACGAAGTGCCGCGCCTGGCTGTAGGCGCAGGGCGGCGCGCTCCGGCTTCTATATAGACAGGGGCCGGCTGCAGGAAAAGAAAAAAGCAGGCAGACGTGCGCTCTGCCACATGAGACGATCCATCCGATGAACAGACAGGAGCAAAAGCCGCTTGCCGCCCCGAAGCTCAGCCTTCGGGGGGTGTCCTGCGTGAGGGGAGAGCGCTGCCTCTACCGGGGGCTCTCGCTCGAGGCCCGCGCCGGCGCCGTCGTCCGCCTTTTCGGGGAGAACGGCGCGGGAAAGACCACCCTCATGAGGATCATCACGGGGCTGCTCGAGCCCGAGTCGGGAGATGTGCTCTGGCGCGGCCGCCCGATCAGGGAGCTGGGCGGGGACTACCGCGCGGAGCTTCTTTACATCGGGCACATGAACGGCCTGAAGGAGGAGCTCTCCTGCCTGGAGAACCTTCGGGTGAACGCGGCGCTTTTCGGCCGCCCGGCAGACGAGGCCGGGTGCCGCGAGGCGCTTCGCCGCGTGGGGCTTGCGGGCTACGAGGACGAGCCCGCGCGCTCCCTCTCCCAGGGCCAGCACAGGCGCGCGGCCCTCGCGCGGCTCTACCTTTCGGAGCCGGTGCCGCTTTGGATTTTGGACGAGCCCTTCACGGCGCTCGACCCCCGCGGGGTCGAGGCCCTGTGCCGCCTCATCGAGGCGCACGCCGCCTCGGGAGGCATCACCGTGATGACGACCCACCAGGCCTCGGGGCTGAGCGCTCCCGGGTATTTCGAGTTTGACGTCTCGGCTTTCGCGCCGGGGCGCAAAGGCCGGGAGGCGCGCCATGCTTAAGCTGTTTTTTGCCGTCGTGCGCCGCGACCTGATGCTGGCCATGCGCCAGAAGGCCGACCTGCTGCAGACCGTCTTTTTCTTTCTGGTCGTGATCACGCTCGTGCCCCTGGGCGTGGGGGCGGAGACGGGGCTGCTTCGCAGCATCGCCCCGGGCGTCGTCTGGGTGGCGGCGCTGCTGGCGGCGCTTCTGTCGCTGCCAAGGCTTTTCGCGCAGGATTTCGCCGACGGGACGCTCGAGCAGATGATCCTCTCGCCCGATCCCCTCGCGCTCATCGTGCTCGCGAAGACTCTCGCGCACTGGCTCACCACGGGCATCCCCATCACGGCTTTTTCGCTGCTCGCGGGCCTGATGTTTGATCTGGAGCCCGCCGTGACCGGGGCGCTGGCCGCCTCGCTGCTGCTGGGCACCCCGGTGCTCTCGCTGATCGGGTCGGTGGGGGCCGCGCTCACGCTGGGGCTTCGGGCGGGCAGCGTCCTCACCTCGCTGCTGGTTCTTCCGCTTTACATCCCGGTGCTCATTTTCGGCGCCGGGGCGGCGGGGGCGGTCGCCGTGTCGGTGGCGCCCGGCGCCTACTTCCTCATCACCGCTGCCCTGTCGCTTTTCGCGCTCGCGGTGGCCCCCTGGGCCTCGGCCGCGGCGCTGCGCATCGCGGTCTCCTGAAGGCGCGCAGCGGGGGGTAACGGGGCGGAGTTCCGCGGGGAACAGGTCGACCGGTTGAAGAATGATTGGAGAAAAGAGGCTGACGCCATGAGCTTTCCTTGCTTTACGGATCCGGAGCGCTTCTACAAGTCTGCGGGCCCCCTTGCCAAAGGCTGCTTTGCGGCCGCGCTCGTCCTTTTTGCGGTCGGGTTTTACATGGGCTTTTTCGTGACCCCGATCGACTACCGGCAGGGCAATTCCTACCGCATCATCTTCATGCACATCCCTGCCGCGTGGATGAGCCTCTTCATTTACGTCATGATGGCGCTTTACACGGTCTGGGGGCTCGTCACGCGCTCGAAGATGGCCCCGGCCTTCGCCGTGGCGATGGCTCCGACCGGCGCCCTGATGGGCTTCATCGCGCTTTTCACCGGCTCGATGTGGGGCAGGCCCACCTGGGGCACCTACTGGGTCTGGGACGCGAGGCTCACGAGCATGCTGATCCTCTTTTTCCTCTATCTCGGGTACATCGCGCTGCACGAGGCGATCGACGACTACCGCAAGGCCGACCGCGCGGCCGCGGTGATCGCGATCGTGGGCGCGCTCAACGTGCCCGTCATCTATTTTTCGGTGCGCTGGTGGAACACCCTGCACCAGGGCGCCTCCATCACCACCCGGGGCACCTCGATGGAGACCACGATGTTCTACACCGTGCTCGTCATGGTGGCGGCCCTGTGGATTTACTGCACGGGAGCGGTTCTTGAGCGCACCCGCACCGAAGTGCTGAAGCGCTGCCGCCGCGAGCCCTGGGCCCGCGCGGTCGCGCTCCAAGGAGACCGTTAAATGCATTGGGAAAGCGCATCAGCCTTTTTCGCGATGGGCGGGCACGGCTTCTGGGTCTGGATGGCCTGGGGCGCCGCAGTGCTCGCGATCGTCCTTGAACTGATCGGCCTGCGGCGCGGCCGTCGCTCGGCGCTGGCCGAGATCCGCCGGATCGCGCGCCTGGAAGACGAACAGGCCGGGGCCGAACCCCGGCCGCGGGAGTGAAGCGATGGCAGCCAACCGCTCAAGAAGAAAGATCCTCATCCTCGGGGGGCTCGCCCTCGCCGCGTGCGTCGTGGCCGGAGGCCTCATTTACTCGGCCATGTCGGAGAACGTGGTCTTCTTCTACTCTCCCAGCCAGGTCGCGGCCGGCGAGGCCCCCAAGGGGCGCGCCTTCCGCGTGGGAGGCATGGTGAAGACGGGCACGGTGAAGATCTCCCCCGACGGGATGACCACCACTTTCGTCGTGACCGACGACAGCCATGACGTCGCCTGCTCTTACAAGGGGTCGCTGCCAGACCTTTTCGCGGAGAACACGGGCGTGGTCGCGCAGGGCAAGCTTGGCGAGTCGGGGGTTTTCGTCGCCTCCGAGGTGCTCGCGAAGCACGATGAAAACTACATGCCGCCCGAGGCCGCGAAAGCGATGGAAGACGCGAAGAAGGCCCGTGCGGCCGCCGCTCCGAAATGACGCCCCGCGCCACAGCCCGCAGGGGAAGGTTTTAGACAACGGGAGAAAGTTCTGTGATAGCCGAAATTGGACATTTTGCCCTGATACTCGCCCTCGTCCTGTCCCTCGTGCAGGGCGTGCTGCCCATGGCAGGCACGTATCTGGGCGTACGCAGCTGGGCCGACCTCGCGCGCCCGGCCTCGATCGCCGTGGCGCTGTGCCTCACGCTTGCCTTTGGCACGCTCGCCTGGTGCTTCTTTGTGAGCGACTTCTCGGTGCTCAATGTCGCGAACAACTCGAACTCGATGCTGCCCTGGTACTACAGGCTCGCGGCGACCTGGGGTTCGCACGAGGGCTCGATCCTCTTCTGGGTCGTGTGCCTCGGATGGTGGTCCTGCGCGGTGGCCTTTTCCGCAAAGCGCTTCCCTGAAGTGACGCAGGCCCGCGTGCTCTCGGTGCTGGGGCTGGTCGCGACCGGGTTCCTGCTTTTCATTCTGACCACCTCCGACCCCTTCCTGCGGCTTTTCCCGCCCGCGCCCGAGGGAGCGGACCTCAATCCCCTGCTGCAGGACCCGGGGATGATTTTCCATCCGCCGCTGCTCTACCTGGGCTACGTGGGCTTCTCGGTGCCGTTCGCCTTTGCGATCGCGGCGCTGCTCTCGGGCCGCCTTGACATCGCCTGGGCGCGCTGGATGCGCCCCTGGACTACGGCAGCCTGGGTGTTTCTCACGCTGGGCATCGCGCTGGGCAGCTACTGGTCGTACTACGAGCTCGGCTGGGGCGGCTGGTGGGCCTGGGATCCGGTGGAGAACTCCTCCTTCATGCCGTGGCTCACCGCGACCGCGCTGATGCATTCACTCGCGGTGGCCGAAAAGCGCGGCTGCTTCAAGATCTGGACGGTCTTTCTTGCGATCGTCACCTTCTCGCTGTCCCTGCTCGGGACCTTCCTCGTGCGCTCGGGCGTGCTCACTTCCGTGCACGCCTTCGCCACCGATCCGGCCCGCGGGCTCTTTATCCTCGTGTTCCTGTGCCTCGTGATCGGGCTCTCGCTCGTGCTCTTTGCCTGGAAGGCCCCTGAGGTGGGCAGCGGCGGGAGCTTCGCGATCGTCTCGCGCGAGTCGATGCTGCTCGTGAACAACATCTTCCTGCTGGTCGCGATGGCCGCGGTGCTGCTGGGCACGATCTACCCGCTGGTTCTCGACGCGCTGGGACTGGGGAAAATTTCCGTGGGCGCGCCGTATTTTGACGCGGTGTTCGGCCCGATCATGATGCCGGTGGTCTTCCTCATGGCGATCGGCCCGATGACGCGCTGGAAGGAGGCCGATCCCGCGGCCATCTGCCGCGAGCTCTGGCTCGTGCTGCTGCTGTCGGTCGCCGCGGCCGTCGCCGTGCCGCTCGCGATGGGGAGTCTGAAGCTCTGGCCGGCGGTGGGCGCCTTCCTCGCCTTCTGGGTTCTCTTTTCGATCATCCACGAGGCGCGCGCCGGATCCCGCAACGCCCCGTCGTTCTTCGCCGGACTGCGCCGGCAGAGCGCCTCCTGGTGGGGCATGCAGCTCGCGCACCTGGGCGTCGGCGTCACGGTCTTCGGCATTGCGATGGTGATGGGCTATCAGGCCGAGCGCGACGTGCGCATGCACCCCGGCGACGTGGTGACGGTGCGCTCGACCACCTTCCGGTTTGACGGCGTGTCCGAGCAACGCGGCCCCAACTACCTCTCGCGCAGGGCGGACATCACCCTGATCGAGGGCGGGCGCGAAACGGGCAAGCTCCATCCGGAAAAGCGCGACTACTTCTCCTCGCGCGGCATGCCGATGACCGAGGCCTCGATCAGGCACGGTCTCACCGGCGACGTCTACGCGGCGCTCGGCAACCCGACCAGCGACGGAGGCTGGATCGTGCGCGTGTACGCGAAGCCCTTCGTGCTTTTCATTTGGATTGGAACGCTGCTGATGGCGCTGGGCGGCATTTTCGCAATCAGCGACCGGCGCTACCGGCGCTCGGGCCGCGCCGCGGACGCGGGCTAGGAAATCAGGACGCATAAAGATGAAAAAACTCAAGTATCTGCTTCCGCTTGTTCTTTTCGTGGTGCTCGCGGGCTTTCTGGTGAAGGGCCTTTACCTCGATCCCCACGAGGTGCCTTCGCCCCTGATCGGCAAGCCTGCCCCCGCCTTCGAGCTGCAGGACCTCTACCACATGGAGCGCAAGGTCTCCAGCAGCGAGCTGAAGGGCCGGGTGTGGCTGCTCAACGTCTGGGCCTCCTGGTGCGAGAGCTGCCGCGAGGAGCATCCCTACATCATGAACCTGCGCCGCTCCGGGGAACTGAAGAGCGTCGTCGTGGGACTGCAGTACAAGGACAAGGCGGCCCCGGGGCTCGCCTTCCTCTCGCAGTTCGGCAACCCCTATGACTACGTGCTGCGCGACCCCGAGGGCAAGCTTGGAATCGACTACGGCGTCTACGGCGTGCCGGAGACCTTCATCGTGGACAAGAAGGGCGTGATCCGCCACAAGGTGATCGGGCCCATGATGGAGAAGGCCTGGAAGACGGACGTGAAGCCCCTGCTCGAAAAACTGGAGGCGGAATGATGACGAATAAATTGAAGCTGGCGGCCGCGGCGGCTGCGGGCGCCCTCCTTCTCGCGGCGGCTGCGGCCGGCGCGCAGACCGCGCCTTCGGCCGCGGCCCCGGCGGGTTCCTCTGCCGCGGCGGCCTCCGCGGCGGCTTCCGCTGCCGCCCC includes:
- the ccmB gene encoding heme exporter protein CcmB yields the protein MLKLFFAVVRRDLMLAMRQKADLLQTVFFFLVVITLVPLGVGAETGLLRSIAPGVVWVAALLAALLSLPRLFAQDFADGTLEQMILSPDPLALIVLAKTLAHWLTTGIPITAFSLLAGLMFDLEPAVTGALAASLLLGTPVLSLIGSVGAALTLGLRAGSVLTSLLVLPLYIPVLIFGAGAAGAVAVSVAPGAYFLITAALSLFALAVAPWASAAALRIAVS
- a CDS encoding rubredoxin; its protein translation is MTEKKAGLTTNDPLFYLERLEQQRIGPRTRMQCKVCGFVYDPDEGCLEWQVPPGTPFLEIPENYDCPACGCPHSSFIILDRERGHEND
- a CDS encoding nickel-dependent hydrogenase large subunit — protein: MSETRIVVDPLTRIEGHLRVQAVMGGDGKLADAYSTGTMWRGLEVILKGRDPRDAWAFVERICGVCTGIHALAAVRSVEDAIGIKIPKNANIIRNLMNATLYAQDHVTHFYQLHALDWVDVVSALKADPRETAAIEAKIAPHHELNGVGYFSDIQRRLKDFVATGQLSIFKNGYWGHPAMKLPPAVNLLATAHYLEALDFQREVIKIHTILGGKNPHPNYLVGGVACPINVSGSGAAGNGLNEVTLNYMRDIAKYAVDFVNNVYLPDLKAIAAFYPEWTKVGGYKNFLCYGDFPEVANQWDNKSCQMPAGAILNGNLKEVMPVDPRNTEEIQEFVDHSWFKYEDGKKGLHPWEGDTTPHYELPKGAEGTRTKFSWLTTNGKYSWIKAPRWKGHAMEVGPLARLAVGIALDVDHVKQPALQLLQELNLPLEAAFSTLGRTAARALEAKWAAEKMVQYVDDLTANIKAGDEAAANMEKWEPSTWPKECKGVGLCEAPRGALGHWCVIKDGKLTNWQAIVPTTWNASPRSDDGEIAPFEASLKGTPIADPKRPVEILRTIHSFDPCLACASHLFSADGKEITKVVSE
- a CDS encoding HyaD/HybD family hydrogenase maturation endopeptidase, which gives rise to MPAVAKKYKVVVMGVGNILWADEGFGVRAVDAFHRRWKVPAGVEVIDGGVLGYFLAEYIENAERLLVFDCCDFHGRPGEVTRFADEDIRPWLATKVSVHQAGLNDLFATAMLLGRYPEHVTVLGCQPENIEDYGGSLTPATQAAIPKVLEAARRELSLWGFELEPRGAGEKVAPLAESCLEQDVYEQGRPAEDEACRFADPRFCTPQEPRRGSR
- a CDS encoding hydrogenase small subunit, coding for MAETQYEALRRQGVSRRSFLQFCSLTAASLGLGSAGAKDIAQAMQTKPRVPVVWLHGLECTCCSESFIRSYHPIIKDVVLSMVSLDYDDTLMAAAGEQAEEALEDTITKYKGQYILAVEGNVPLGNDGTFCVPSGQIFRDKLIRVAKDAKAVIGWGSCAAWGCINTAKPNPTGSVPITEVISDKPIVLVPGCPPIPEVMTGVLTYILTYDRLPPLDRQGRPKMFYGQRIHDKCYRRGHFDAGQFVEKFDDEGAKLGYCLYKMGCKGPTTYNSCSTLRWNEGLSWPVQSGHGCIGCSEANFFDKGSFYDHETTVLPPGWGGVEATVDKVGLGVMAVVGVAAAAHIAASAVVQARAKGNNKHIGEGK
- the ccmA gene encoding cytochrome c biogenesis heme-transporting ATPase CcmA, encoding MNRQEQKPLAAPKLSLRGVSCVRGERCLYRGLSLEARAGAVVRLFGENGAGKTTLMRIITGLLEPESGDVLWRGRPIRELGGDYRAELLYIGHMNGLKEELSCLENLRVNAALFGRPADEAGCREALRRVGLAGYEDEPARSLSQGQHRRAALARLYLSEPVPLWILDEPFTALDPRGVEALCRLIEAHAASGGITVMTTHQASGLSAPGYFEFDVSAFAPGRKGREARHA
- the ccmC gene encoding heme ABC transporter permease CcmC; amino-acid sequence: MSFPCFTDPERFYKSAGPLAKGCFAAALVLFAVGFYMGFFVTPIDYRQGNSYRIIFMHIPAAWMSLFIYVMMALYTVWGLVTRSKMAPAFAVAMAPTGALMGFIALFTGSMWGRPTWGTYWVWDARLTSMLILFFLYLGYIALHEAIDDYRKADRAAAVIAIVGALNVPVIYFSVRWWNTLHQGASITTRGTSMETTMFYTVLVMVAALWIYCTGAVLERTRTEVLKRCRREPWARAVALQGDR
- the cybH gene encoding Ni/Fe-hydrogenase, b-type cytochrome subunit, with protein sequence MKIDNTTYEVDLSDGKCHAIYVWEAPVRVWHWLMVVTMVTMIVTGYLIGRPLSSNMADTWQTYQFGYIRMLHFIAAFAFTGLFIYRIFWAFMGNRYARQIFLPPLWSWKFIKGIVNQALYYLFIKKSAPEYAAHNPLAAVAMFAFFVLGSFGIIITGFALYGQAFGAGTGWETLTGWVIPLFGDSQAVRTTHHALMYVFCLFMVAHLYMASREDIMGGATEMSAITNGLRMFKHAK
- a CDS encoding hydrogenase expression protein HyaE, translated to MPVKLNEPTREITQVDVDRHPAFQRLWGEEGFTRVTEENLGAFASQKGLVLAVFADNPTTFKESIDIAVIAPEIGRAFGAYLSGRGFTDPRVGRAIASRYGLTRLPAVGFFRDGEFLGALQGLKGWSEYIQGLTEIGARQQPARHTISIQSN
- a CDS encoding HypC/HybG/HupF family hydrogenase formation chaperone, with the translated sequence MCIAIPMQVVSSDGLSACCRNGPEEVRVNTELTGRAQPGDWLLVFQGSAVRPMEQSEALQMRAALGALSSVMEGTATREDIDAAFADITAHTGELPDFLKPRSRGS
- a CDS encoding hydrogenase expression/formation protein gives rise to the protein MDNVISASSILEAGRQARSFARDEKKVAVAREALEWLKSTRALLEKTQREGGGLHEVTDLNGRSDEFKKFLFDTLESGEIRITMDGGRIRMEETGVPTLWRMLVGQQDMIVTAYIPEVVLRFSRTEGADTIVEPEKKPDGLFATPAIFSELRSQLRHCDMTRFDPHAVPHAVELSREPLSPADKAYINEILGEGSIHVQMQGFAKSTITQTRVRGLWRSKILNNAGRELLDQVVVSPLPPEIPSTPDDLAEAVKKLSDMIEWVEIDISRGAIG